GCCATTGTTTCTCCCAAAGCTCGACCCAGTGCCAGCATCACTGCGCCCACAATTCCAGAGAAAGCGGACGGGAGTAGCACTTTGAGAATGGTCTCCCAACGAGTCGCTCCCAACCCAACTGACGCCTGCCGCAAGTCTGGAGGTAACGAGATGAGGGCGTCACGAGAAAGGGCTGCGATAGTCGGCAATACCATAATGGCGAGGACGAGCGCTGCCGGGAGCAAGCCTGGGCCACGCAGCGGCGTGCTAAAAATGGGCAGCCAACCCAAAGATGCGTTAAGCCAGTTACCTACGACCTTCAAAAGGGGAATCAGAACAAAAATTCCCCACAAACCATAGACCACACTGGGAATCGCTGCTAGCAGTTCTACGAGGAAAACAATTACCACCTGAATTCGTGGCGGCAAATAATCTTCACTCAGAAAAAGAGCTACGCCAATCCCGACTGGCACGGCAATCAACAGGGCAATCGCTGAGCTAGCGATCGTGCCGTATAGTTGAGGCAGCGCTCCGTACTGATTGCGAACTGGGTCCC
This window of the Coleofasciculus sp. FACHB-T130 genome carries:
- the pstC gene encoding phosphate ABC transporter permease subunit PstC, with product MKPRSDWDRTMDRGFIWLTRIFAFAVAVILIWITVQVAIKAWPAITEFGFSFITSTNWDPVRNQYGALPQLYGTIASSAIALLIAVPVGIGVALFLSEDYLPPRIQVVIVFLVELLAAIPSVVYGLWGIFVLIPLLKVVGNWLNASLGWLPIFSTPLRGPGLLPAALVLAIMVLPTIAALSRDALISLPPDLRQASVGLGATRWETILKVLLPSAFSGIVGAVMLALGRALGETMAVTMLIGNSNNISPSILAPSNTIASLLANQFAEASGLQVAALMYAALILFVLTLLVNILAQILIERVQRI